A single Natrinema pellirubrum DSM 15624 DNA region contains:
- the argF gene encoding ornithine carbamoyltransferase encodes MTTATNETEPRHFLDVDDLSEAELLAVLDRADEYKRAVDAGDDHADLSGQTLGMLFQKASTRTRVSFETGMTQLGGHAIFLGEDDIQLGRGEPLKDTSRALSRYVDAVMARVFKHENVEVLAEYSSVPIVNGLTDDAHPCQTLADLQTIREHEDGFEDVSAAWIGDGNNVAQSFALGCALTDIDLTIATPEGYEVDGEVLERARELGGDPTVTTDPVEAATDADVIYTDVWISMGQEDERDVRMNDFEGFQVNTDLLENAPDASVMHCLPAHRGEEVTDDVIEGDRSIVFDQAENRLHAQKALLSWLLE; translated from the coding sequence ATGACAACAGCAACGAACGAGACGGAGCCGAGACATTTCCTCGACGTCGACGACCTCTCCGAGGCGGAACTGCTTGCAGTGCTGGACAGGGCCGACGAGTACAAACGCGCCGTCGACGCCGGCGATGACCACGCGGACCTGTCGGGCCAGACCCTCGGGATGCTCTTCCAGAAGGCGAGTACCCGTACCCGGGTCTCCTTCGAGACGGGCATGACCCAACTCGGCGGGCACGCGATCTTCCTCGGGGAAGACGACATCCAGCTCGGTCGGGGCGAACCGCTGAAAGACACCTCGCGTGCGCTCTCGCGGTACGTCGACGCCGTGATGGCCCGCGTGTTCAAACACGAGAACGTCGAGGTACTCGCGGAGTACTCTTCGGTACCGATCGTCAACGGCCTCACCGACGACGCCCACCCCTGCCAGACGCTCGCGGACCTACAGACGATTCGCGAACACGAGGACGGCTTCGAGGACGTTTCGGCGGCCTGGATCGGCGACGGCAACAACGTCGCCCAGTCGTTCGCGCTCGGTTGTGCGCTGACCGACATCGACCTGACGATCGCGACGCCGGAGGGGTACGAGGTCGACGGCGAGGTCCTCGAGCGGGCCCGCGAACTGGGCGGCGATCCGACGGTCACGACCGATCCCGTCGAGGCCGCCACCGACGCCGACGTCATCTATACGGACGTCTGGATCTCGATGGGCCAGGAGGACGAACGCGACGTCCGGATGAACGACTTCGAGGGCTTCCAGGTCAACACGGACCTGCTCGAGAACGCCCCCGACGCCTCGGTCATGCATTGTCTCCCCGCCCACCGCGGCGAGGAGGTTACGGATGACGTCATCGAGGGCGATCGGTCGATCGTTTTCGACCAGGCCGAGAACCGACTGCACGCGCAGAAGGCGTTGTTGAGTTGGCTGCTGGAGTAG
- a CDS encoding [LysW]-lysine hydrolase, whose product MSANAHPSSDVSAAEARELLVDLVSIPSPTREEREAAKRLVDFFEAHDREVWIDAVGNVRAPADDSVLLTSHIDTVPGDIPVEVEETGDDEILWGRGSVDATGPLAAMAAAAVRTGVSFVGVVGEEVDSKGSRYLVDDRDEAPAAVVNGEPSGADGITLGYRGLIAGTYVATSESGHTSRPDLNAIQHAVRWWSAVEEYFEGDEYEPVFEQVTTKPVDIEGGVSDDGLSVEATMDVQLRVPPALDVGTVREAAEAELEVGTVTWKDKVPPVMMSSRTPVARAFRVAIRKEGDDPRLVRKTGTSDMNIYAGAWDCPMVTYGPGNSDLDHAPDERLSLSEFDRSVSVLERVARTLSEQ is encoded by the coding sequence ATGAGCGCAAATGCCCACCCCTCGAGCGACGTGTCGGCCGCCGAGGCCCGCGAGTTGCTCGTCGATCTCGTCTCGATCCCCTCGCCGACCCGCGAGGAACGCGAGGCGGCCAAACGGCTCGTGGACTTCTTCGAGGCCCATGACCGGGAGGTCTGGATCGACGCAGTCGGGAACGTCCGTGCGCCGGCGGACGATTCCGTCCTCCTGACCTCGCACATCGACACCGTCCCCGGGGACATCCCCGTCGAGGTCGAGGAGACCGGCGACGACGAGATCCTCTGGGGCCGTGGCAGCGTCGACGCGACGGGGCCGCTCGCCGCGATGGCGGCCGCCGCCGTTCGCACCGGCGTCTCCTTCGTCGGCGTCGTCGGCGAGGAGGTCGACTCGAAGGGGTCGCGCTACCTGGTTGACGACCGCGACGAGGCACCGGCGGCCGTCGTCAACGGCGAGCCCTCCGGCGCCGACGGAATCACGCTGGGATATCGCGGCCTGATCGCCGGGACGTACGTCGCGACCAGCGAATCCGGTCACACCTCGCGGCCGGACCTGAACGCGATCCAACACGCCGTCCGCTGGTGGTCGGCCGTCGAGGAGTACTTCGAGGGCGACGAGTACGAACCGGTCTTCGAGCAGGTGACGACCAAGCCGGTCGACATCGAGGGCGGCGTCAGCGACGACGGCCTCTCCGTCGAGGCGACGATGGACGTCCAGTTGCGCGTGCCACCGGCCCTCGACGTCGGAACCGTCCGCGAGGCCGCCGAGGCCGAACTCGAGGTCGGGACCGTGACCTGGAAGGACAAGGTCCCGCCGGTGATGATGAGTTCGCGAACGCCGGTCGCCCGGGCGTTTCGGGTCGCCATCCGGAAGGAGGGCGACGATCCGCGTCTGGTGCGCAAGACCGGCACGAGCGACATGAACATCTACGCCGGGGCCTGGGACTGTCCGATGGTCACCTACGGGCCGGGCAACTCGGACCTCGATCACGCGCCCGACGAGCGACTGTCGCTGTCGGAGTTCGACCGATCGGTATCGGTTCTCGAGCGCGTCGCACGGACGCTTAGTGAGCAATAA
- a CDS encoding aspartate aminotransferase family protein, whose protein sequence is MSDLDFISGSKPIGIERGEGPYLYTDDGTEYLDVGASYACTPLGHSHPAVVDAVQEQVADLTFVDSSYPVQSREDAYASLVAAAPDGLESAWFCNSGTEANEAALKFARSATGDSKIVAATRSFHGRTMGSLAATWKDKYKKPYEPLAGDVEFVPYGDGEELAAAVDDETAAVILEPIQGEGGINVPPAGYLETAREATEEAGAALVLDEVQTGMGRTGEMWACQNAGVTPDVLTTAKGLGNGLPVGAVAVQDWIADGAASHNATFSGGPVVGAAVHATISTLVEAEYPAHAAEVGDYLVTELEAALGDSVREVRGEGLLVGVELKRGANRVARDLAMNHQVLALPAGRTVLRLLPPLVIERAEADRVVDAIADALGATDDS, encoded by the coding sequence ATGAGCGACCTCGATTTCATCTCCGGAAGCAAACCGATCGGTATCGAACGCGGTGAGGGGCCGTACCTCTACACCGACGACGGCACGGAGTATCTCGATGTCGGCGCGAGCTACGCCTGCACGCCGCTGGGCCACTCTCACCCCGCGGTCGTCGACGCGGTACAGGAGCAGGTCGCCGACCTGACGTTCGTCGACTCCTCCTATCCCGTCCAGTCGCGTGAGGACGCCTACGCCTCGCTCGTCGCGGCCGCACCCGACGGCCTCGAGTCGGCCTGGTTCTGTAACTCCGGGACCGAGGCCAACGAGGCCGCCTTGAAGTTCGCCCGCTCGGCGACCGGCGACTCGAAGATCGTCGCCGCGACCCGGAGCTTCCACGGGCGCACAATGGGATCGCTCGCGGCTACCTGGAAGGACAAGTACAAGAAGCCCTACGAGCCGCTGGCCGGCGACGTGGAGTTCGTCCCCTACGGCGACGGCGAGGAACTCGCGGCCGCCGTGGACGACGAGACCGCGGCCGTCATCCTCGAGCCGATCCAGGGCGAGGGCGGGATCAACGTCCCGCCCGCGGGCTACCTCGAGACCGCCCGCGAGGCCACCGAGGAGGCCGGCGCGGCGCTCGTCCTCGACGAGGTCCAGACGGGAATGGGCCGCACGGGCGAGATGTGGGCCTGCCAGAACGCGGGCGTCACGCCCGACGTGTTGACGACGGCGAAAGGGCTCGGTAACGGCCTGCCCGTCGGCGCGGTCGCGGTGCAGGACTGGATCGCCGACGGCGCGGCCTCGCACAACGCCACGTTCAGCGGCGGTCCCGTGGTCGGCGCGGCCGTCCACGCGACGATCTCGACGCTGGTCGAGGCGGAGTACCCCGCCCACGCCGCCGAAGTCGGCGATTATCTGGTCACGGAACTCGAGGCGGCACTCGGCGATTCGGTACGCGAGGTCCGCGGCGAGGGCCTGCTCGTCGGCGTCGAGTTGAAACGCGGTGCGAACCGCGTCGCTCGCGATCTCGCGATGAACCACCAGGTGCTGGCGCTGCCGGCCGGTCGAACCGTCCTCCGACTGCTCCCGCCGCTCGTGATCGAGCGGGCCGAGGCCGATCGAGTCGTCGACGCGATCGCCGACGCTCTCGGAGCGACCGACGACTCATGA
- a CDS encoding acetylglutamate/acetylaminoadipate kinase yields the protein MTVVVKIGGARAVDPEGALSDVASLVEDGEDVVLTHGGSTAVDETLEDLGKEPTYVETPGGVVGRFTDEETMDVFKMVMPGKLNTDLVESLHNEGVDAVGLSGTDGKLLEGKRKSAVRVKEDGKKKIKRGDHSGKIESVNADLLETTLAGGYTPVVSVPMLGKEKSGGYTAVNADADRAAAAIAGALEADLVVLTDVSGIYEDPDDESTKIDSASTPEEFEAVKTAAEGFMTKKVMAAEEALEGGAASVTVATANADDPISSALAGEGTTLEPGVLEDETDDETAQEADE from the coding sequence ATGACTGTAGTGGTCAAGATCGGCGGCGCACGCGCTGTCGATCCCGAAGGCGCGCTTTCCGACGTTGCCTCGCTCGTCGAGGACGGCGAGGACGTCGTGTTGACCCACGGCGGTTCGACCGCCGTCGACGAAACGCTCGAGGACCTCGGCAAGGAGCCGACCTACGTCGAAACGCCCGGCGGCGTCGTCGGGCGCTTTACCGACGAAGAGACGATGGACGTCTTCAAGATGGTCATGCCCGGCAAGCTCAACACCGATCTGGTCGAGAGCCTGCACAACGAGGGCGTCGACGCGGTCGGGCTCTCGGGCACCGACGGTAAGCTCCTCGAGGGCAAGCGCAAGTCCGCCGTCCGCGTCAAAGAGGACGGCAAGAAAAAGATCAAGCGCGGCGACCACTCGGGGAAGATCGAGTCGGTCAACGCCGACCTCCTCGAGACGACGCTTGCGGGCGGCTACACGCCCGTCGTCTCCGTTCCCATGCTGGGCAAGGAGAAGTCGGGCGGCTACACGGCAGTCAACGCCGACGCCGACCGCGCCGCGGCCGCCATCGCTGGCGCGCTCGAGGCCGACCTCGTGGTGCTGACCGACGTCTCGGGGATCTACGAGGACCCCGACGACGAGTCCACCAAGATCGACTCGGCGTCGACCCCCGAGGAGTTCGAGGCCGTCAAGACGGCGGCTGAGGGGTTCATGACGAAGAAGGTCATGGCCGCCGAGGAAGCCCTCGAGGGAGGCGCGGCTTCGGTCACCGTCGCGACGGCAAACGCCGACGACCCGATCTCGAGTGCGCTCGCGGGCGAGGGGACGACCCTCGAGCCCGGCGTGCTCGAAGACGAGACCGACGACGAAACCGCACAGGAGGCCGACGAATGA
- the argC gene encoding N-acetyl-gamma-glutamyl-phosphate reductase — protein sequence MTVGGDIGSAPDAEAVTASVIGGSGFTGGELLRLLAGHPNFELVEVTSRSKAGKSVGSVHPPLRGSDLRFTEPDDLESVDVLFAATPHGVSMGQIDEFFDIADTVVDLSADFRLESEAQYDEWYDGHEAPEYLEQAEYALPEINRENLAGAELIAGGGCNATATILGLYPLFEHGILEGGEQIVVDVKVGSSEGGAGGGEASSHPERSGVVRPYAPTGHRHEAEIEQFLDTSVAFSCHAVDMIRGASATNHVFPSGPVSKGDLWQAYRGCYEDEPFVRMAAGGSGVYRYPEPKAVAGTNLAEVGFELDPSNKRIVVFSAIDNMMKGSAGQAVHAANVALGLEETAGLEFTGLHPVGAP from the coding sequence ATGACGGTGGGCGGCGATATCGGTTCCGCGCCGGACGCCGAGGCGGTCACCGCGAGCGTCATCGGTGGCAGCGGCTTCACGGGCGGCGAACTGCTCCGGCTGCTCGCCGGCCACCCCAACTTCGAACTCGTCGAAGTCACGAGTCGCTCGAAGGCCGGCAAGAGCGTCGGCTCCGTCCACCCGCCGCTTCGCGGGTCGGACCTGCGCTTTACCGAACCCGACGACCTCGAGTCGGTCGACGTGCTGTTCGCCGCGACGCCCCACGGCGTTTCGATGGGGCAGATCGACGAGTTCTTCGACATCGCCGACACCGTCGTCGACCTCTCGGCGGACTTCCGCCTCGAGAGCGAGGCCCAGTACGACGAGTGGTACGACGGCCACGAGGCCCCCGAGTACTTAGAGCAGGCCGAGTACGCGCTCCCCGAGATCAACCGCGAGAACCTCGCGGGCGCCGAACTCATCGCGGGGGGCGGCTGTAACGCCACCGCGACCATTCTGGGGCTCTACCCGCTGTTCGAACACGGGATCTTGGAGGGCGGCGAGCAGATCGTCGTCGACGTGAAGGTGGGGTCGTCGGAGGGCGGTGCCGGCGGCGGCGAGGCCTCGAGCCACCCCGAACGCTCGGGCGTCGTTCGCCCGTACGCGCCGACGGGCCACCGCCACGAGGCCGAGATCGAGCAGTTCCTCGACACCTCGGTCGCTTTCTCCTGCCACGCCGTGGACATGATCCGCGGCGCGAGCGCGACGAACCACGTCTTCCCCTCGGGGCCGGTCTCGAAGGGGGACCTCTGGCAGGCCTATCGGGGCTGCTACGAGGACGAGCCGTTCGTCCGCATGGCTGCCGGCGGCTCCGGTGTGTATCGGTATCCGGAGCCAAAGGCGGTCGCCGGCACCAACCTCGCCGAGGTCGGCTTCGAACTCGATCCCTCGAACAAGCGCATCGTCGTCTTCTCGGCGATCGACAACATGATGAAAGGCTCCGCGGGGCAGGCGGTCCACGCCGCCAACGTCGCCCTGGGCCTCGAGGAGACGGCCGGACTCGAGTTCACGGGACTGCACCCCGTGGGGGCACCGTAA
- the lysX gene encoding lysine biosynthesis protein LysX has translation MNVGILYSRIRKDEKLLLNELRERDHEITKIDVRKQTFDIADAPAAFDGLDIVVDRCLATSRSLYATQFFESYGIPVVNSHETADVCADKVKNSLALEDAGVPTPATKVAFTKETAMEAIEDFGYPCVLKPVVGSWGRLMAKIDSESAAEAILEHKATLGHYEHKVFYVQEFVEKPGRDIRVLAIDGEPIAGMVRSSDHWITNAAKGAETDVFEIDDEALDLVERATDAVGGGLLGIDLMETADGYTVHEVNHTVEFKALDEAVETDVAGTVVDWLEAKAQAADPELEVSAQ, from the coding sequence GTGAACGTAGGCATACTCTACTCACGGATTCGCAAAGACGAGAAGCTCCTGCTCAACGAGCTTCGCGAGCGCGATCACGAGATCACGAAGATCGACGTCCGCAAGCAGACCTTCGACATTGCGGACGCGCCCGCGGCGTTCGACGGCCTCGACATCGTCGTCGACCGCTGTCTCGCCACGAGTCGGAGCCTGTACGCCACGCAGTTCTTCGAATCGTACGGCATCCCCGTGGTCAACAGCCACGAGACCGCCGACGTCTGTGCGGACAAGGTAAAGAACAGCCTCGCGCTCGAGGACGCGGGCGTCCCGACCCCCGCGACCAAAGTCGCGTTCACCAAAGAGACCGCGATGGAGGCCATCGAGGACTTTGGCTACCCCTGCGTCCTCAAGCCGGTCGTCGGCTCGTGGGGGCGTCTGATGGCCAAGATCGACTCCGAGTCGGCCGCCGAGGCCATCCTCGAACACAAGGCGACGCTGGGCCACTACGAACACAAGGTGTTCTACGTCCAGGAGTTCGTCGAGAAGCCCGGCCGGGACATCCGCGTGCTGGCGATCGACGGCGAACCCATCGCCGGGATGGTCCGATCGTCGGACCACTGGATCACTAACGCCGCGAAAGGCGCGGAGACGGACGTCTTCGAGATCGACGACGAGGCGCTGGATCTCGTCGAACGAGCCACCGATGCCGTCGGCGGCGGGCTGCTCGGGATCGACCTGATGGAGACCGCGGACGGCTACACCGTCCACGAGGTCAACCACACCGTCGAGTTCAAGGCCCTCGACGAGGCCGTCGAGACCGACGTCGCCGGCACCGTCGTCGACTGGCTCGAGGCCAAAGCACAGGCCGCCGATCCGGAACTCGAGGTGTCGGCCCAATGA
- the lysW gene encoding lysine biosynthesis protein LysW → MTECVECGAEVSLHDDLEVGEIVDCTTCGAELEVVDTEPPVLEQAPELEEDWGE, encoded by the coding sequence ATGACCGAATGTGTCGAGTGTGGGGCTGAGGTGTCCCTCCACGACGATCTGGAAGTGGGAGAAATCGTTGACTGTACGACCTGCGGTGCCGAGCTGGAAGTCGTCGATACCGAGCCGCCAGTCCTCGAGCAGGCCCCCGAGCTGGAAGAGGACTGGGGTGAGTGA
- the argH gene encoding argininosuccinate lyase yields the protein MTEESAHEGGAAERAIATDGGEPTDGADDESVVRRDRFSGGPARSFLSSLAADRRIFAADLEVDRAHTVMLAEQGIIGEDVAGEILTALDAIEVDGHGSLPDGEDVHEAIETAVIERIGAEGGKMHTARSRNDEVAACIRYRLREDVLEAIETTLALRESLIDVADDHRETIMPGYTHLQPAQPTTVAHWALAYEGAVRRDTERLLEAYARINESPLGGAAFAGTTFDIDRERTADLLGFEGVVENSMDAASSRDFLLETTQALSTHATTLSGLAEDVIIFANRGFVDLADDYSSTSSIMPQKKNPDTLELVRAVAGDAAGDVQGLTTTLKGLPRAYNRDLQRATTHAWETVDAVTEASEVAAGAVATADWNEETLAAEAGAGFSTATGVADLLAANGLPFRTAHELVAIAAEGGADYDALEAAAQEVLGESLEAHVEREAVEAALDPVESVASRDSQGGPAPEAVAPQLEAARESLATDADDLAALTDALEAAHERLRSEVNGYV from the coding sequence ATGACCGAGGAGAGCGCTCACGAGGGCGGCGCGGCCGAACGGGCGATCGCGACGGACGGCGGCGAGCCGACTGACGGCGCGGACGACGAGAGCGTCGTCCGCCGGGACCGCTTCAGCGGCGGCCCCGCCCGGAGCTTCCTCTCCTCGCTCGCGGCCGATCGGCGCATCTTCGCGGCCGACCTCGAGGTCGACCGCGCTCACACCGTCATGCTGGCCGAGCAGGGCATTATCGGCGAGGACGTGGCCGGCGAGATCCTGACCGCGCTGGACGCCATCGAGGTCGACGGCCACGGCTCGCTGCCCGACGGCGAGGACGTCCACGAAGCCATCGAGACCGCAGTCATCGAACGCATCGGTGCCGAGGGCGGGAAGATGCACACCGCCCGCTCGCGCAACGACGAGGTCGCGGCCTGCATCCGCTATCGCCTGCGCGAGGACGTCCTCGAGGCGATCGAGACGACGCTCGCGCTGCGCGAGTCACTGATCGACGTCGCCGACGATCACCGGGAGACGATCATGCCCGGCTACACCCACCTCCAGCCAGCCCAGCCGACCACCGTGGCCCACTGGGCGCTGGCCTACGAGGGCGCGGTTCGCCGCGACACCGAACGCCTGCTCGAGGCCTACGCGCGGATCAACGAGTCGCCGCTCGGCGGCGCGGCCTTCGCGGGAACGACGTTCGATATCGACCGCGAGCGGACGGCCGACTTGCTGGGCTTCGAGGGTGTCGTCGAGAATTCGATGGACGCCGCCTCGAGCCGCGATTTCCTGCTCGAGACGACCCAGGCACTGTCGACCCACGCGACGACGCTGTCGGGGCTGGCGGAGGACGTGATCATCTTCGCGAACCGCGGCTTCGTCGATCTGGCGGACGACTACTCCTCGACGTCGTCGATCATGCCCCAGAAGAAGAACCCGGACACGCTGGAGTTGGTCCGCGCGGTCGCGGGCGACGCGGCCGGCGACGTTCAGGGGCTGACGACGACGCTGAAGGGGCTGCCCCGCGCGTACAACCGCGACCTGCAGCGGGCGACGACCCACGCCTGGGAGACCGTCGACGCGGTGACCGAGGCCAGCGAGGTCGCGGCCGGCGCGGTCGCCACCGCCGACTGGAACGAGGAGACGCTGGCTGCCGAAGCCGGTGCGGGCTTCTCGACGGCGACCGGCGTCGCGGACCTGCTGGCGGCGAACGGGTTGCCGTTCCGGACCGCCCACGAGTTGGTGGCCATCGCTGCCGAGGGCGGTGCGGACTACGACGCCCTCGAGGCCGCGGCTCAGGAGGTCCTCGGCGAGTCACTCGAGGCCCACGTCGAGCGCGAGGCGGTCGAAGCGGCCCTCGATCCGGTCGAGAGCGTCGCGAGCCGCGACTCGCAGGGTGGACCCGCCCCCGAGGCGGTCGCCCCGCAACTCGAGGCCGCACGGGAGTCGCTGGCGACCGACGCCGACGACCTCGCGGCGTTGACCGACGCGCTCGAGGCCGCCCACGAGCGATTGCGCTCGGAGGTGAACGGCTATGTCTGA
- a CDS encoding argininosuccinate synthase, whose product MTRVALAFSGGLDTTVCVPLLEEEYGYDDVIGVTVDVGQPAEEFDEAEETAEALGLEHYVVDARAEFAQLCLESVRANATYQGYPLGTALARPVIAEAILEVAEEQDCTGIAHGCTGKGNDQLRFEAVWRSSDLEVIAPVRELGLTREWEQEYAAERDLPVEGGSGGDWSIDTNIWSRSVEGDALEDPNYVPPRDIYAWTDEPGTETEEIEIAFENGYPVAVDGEEYEPVELIEYLNDLAGSYGVGRTDMMEDRMLGLKVRENYEHPGATTLLNAHEALEGLVLTQEERQFKQQIDQQWSQKGYEGLIDAPLVSALESFIDETQQRVTGTVTIRFEGGQARPVARDSKYAAYSAEHASFDTETVGKIKQEDATGVAKYHGFQRRLANEAIAANATDEDE is encoded by the coding sequence ATGACCCGCGTTGCACTCGCGTTCTCGGGCGGCCTGGACACGACCGTCTGTGTCCCGCTGCTCGAGGAGGAATACGGATATGACGACGTGATCGGCGTTACCGTCGACGTCGGCCAGCCGGCCGAAGAGTTCGACGAAGCCGAAGAAACCGCCGAGGCGCTCGGCCTCGAACACTACGTCGTCGACGCGCGAGCGGAATTCGCTCAACTCTGTCTCGAGAGCGTTCGCGCGAACGCGACCTATCAGGGCTACCCGCTCGGCACGGCGCTTGCCCGTCCCGTGATCGCGGAAGCGATCCTGGAGGTCGCAGAGGAACAGGACTGCACCGGCATCGCCCATGGCTGTACCGGCAAGGGCAACGACCAGCTGCGTTTCGAGGCCGTCTGGCGCAGTTCCGATCTCGAAGTGATCGCCCCCGTTCGCGAACTCGGACTCACCCGCGAGTGGGAACAGGAGTACGCCGCCGAGCGCGACCTGCCCGTCGAGGGCGGCAGCGGCGGCGACTGGTCGATCGACACCAACATCTGGAGCCGCTCGGTCGAGGGCGACGCCCTCGAGGACCCCAACTACGTCCCGCCGCGTGACATCTACGCGTGGACCGACGAGCCCGGCACCGAGACCGAGGAGATCGAGATCGCCTTCGAGAACGGTTACCCAGTCGCCGTCGACGGCGAGGAGTACGAGCCGGTTGAACTCATCGAATACCTCAACGACCTCGCCGGCAGTTACGGCGTCGGCCGCACCGACATGATGGAAGACCGCATGCTCGGGCTGAAGGTCCGCGAGAACTACGAACACCCCGGTGCGACGACGCTGTTGAACGCCCACGAAGCGCTCGAGGGGCTCGTCCTGACCCAGGAGGAGCGCCAGTTCAAACAGCAGATCGACCAGCAGTGGTCCCAGAAGGGCTACGAGGGCCTGATCGACGCGCCGCTTGTCAGCGCGCTCGAGAGTTTCATCGACGAAACCCAACAGCGCGTGACCGGGACGGTCACGATCCGCTTCGAGGGCGGCCAGGCGCGTCCGGTCGCTCGCGACAGCAAGTACGCGGCCTACTCGGCCGAACACGCCTCCTTCGACACCGAGACGGTCGGGAAGATCAAACAGGAGGACGCGACCGGCGTCGCGAAGTACCACGGCTTCCAGCGCCGCCTCGCGAACGAGGCCATCGCCGCGAACGCGACCGACGAGGACGAGTAA